The following are encoded in a window of Phytoactinopolyspora mesophila genomic DNA:
- a CDS encoding S9 family peptidase has product MSYDAVPLIPRDVLFGNPERMSPSLSPDGTRLGFVAPLDGVLNVWVGPADDPAAARPVTFDQDRGIRVYDFCHDDKTLVYLQDTDGDEDWRLYALDLESGESQLVTPQTGVTAGILAHNRWHPNTMLVALNADNPALHDIYRLDLATRQIEKIETNPGYAAWMVDSDLQVRGGIAMTEDGGAVTYLRNLETGADEPWMEIGPDDVASTGVFSFSRDGKSALVLSSIGVNASRLLRVDLSTGEQSVLAEDESYDVGGIALNPETLEPQGVTFIKERKVWVHLDPEFGAEVDHLRSQLRGEIGISRAVRDDRRWMVHDVLSDGPVRYYVYDLDTRELTYLFSHRPELEEYELSEMEPFSYTTRDGLTVHGYLSFPAGVERKDLPAVLNVHGGPWARDTWGYHPEAQWLTNRGYVCVQINFRGSTGYGKAFGNAGNKQWAKAMHTDLLDAIDYLVGKGWIDRQRVGIYGGSYGGYAALVGAAFTPDVFRCAVDLVGPSNLLTLLTSIPEYWKPQIAFMYSRVGNPETEKDFLWEASPLSRVDDIRIPILVAQGKNDPRVKEAEAEQIVNALIDKGIDHEYLLFEDEGHGLAKPENRERFYAVAEAFLAQHLGGRSAN; this is encoded by the coding sequence ATGAGCTATGACGCCGTACCGTTGATCCCCCGCGATGTCTTGTTCGGCAACCCCGAACGGATGTCTCCGAGCTTGTCCCCAGACGGCACCCGGCTTGGATTCGTGGCACCACTCGACGGCGTTCTCAACGTCTGGGTTGGACCCGCCGATGACCCCGCCGCGGCCCGGCCGGTGACGTTCGACCAGGACCGCGGCATCCGGGTCTACGATTTCTGCCACGACGACAAAACCCTCGTCTATTTGCAAGACACCGACGGTGACGAAGACTGGCGGCTCTACGCGCTGGATCTGGAAAGCGGTGAGTCGCAGCTCGTCACACCCCAGACGGGCGTGACAGCTGGGATTCTGGCTCACAATAGGTGGCACCCGAACACCATGCTGGTTGCGCTCAACGCCGACAATCCCGCGCTGCACGACATCTACCGTCTCGATCTTGCCACCCGCCAGATCGAGAAGATCGAGACGAATCCCGGATACGCCGCGTGGATGGTCGACTCCGACCTGCAAGTCCGTGGCGGCATCGCCATGACAGAAGACGGCGGCGCTGTAACCTATCTTCGCAACCTGGAGACAGGCGCCGACGAGCCGTGGATGGAGATCGGCCCAGACGACGTCGCCTCCACCGGCGTCTTCAGTTTCAGCCGCGACGGCAAGTCCGCGTTGGTGCTCTCCAGCATCGGTGTCAACGCCTCCCGCCTGCTTCGCGTCGATCTCTCGACAGGCGAGCAATCCGTGCTGGCCGAAGATGAGTCCTACGACGTAGGCGGCATAGCCCTGAACCCTGAGACACTCGAGCCACAGGGCGTCACGTTCATCAAGGAGCGCAAAGTCTGGGTCCATCTCGACCCCGAGTTCGGCGCGGAAGTGGACCATCTCCGCTCTCAGCTGCGAGGCGAGATCGGAATCAGCCGGGCCGTGCGGGACGACCGACGTTGGATGGTGCACGACGTGCTGTCCGACGGCCCGGTCCGGTACTACGTGTACGACCTCGACACCCGCGAACTGACGTACTTGTTCTCGCACCGGCCCGAGCTCGAGGAGTACGAGCTCTCCGAGATGGAGCCGTTCAGCTACACGACGCGGGACGGCCTGACGGTCCATGGCTACTTGAGCTTCCCGGCCGGAGTCGAGCGCAAAGACCTGCCAGCGGTCCTCAACGTGCACGGCGGCCCGTGGGCGCGAGACACCTGGGGGTACCACCCGGAGGCGCAATGGCTGACCAACCGCGGTTATGTCTGCGTCCAGATCAACTTCCGCGGTTCCACCGGATACGGCAAGGCCTTCGGCAACGCCGGCAACAAACAGTGGGCCAAGGCGATGCACACCGACCTGCTCGACGCCATCGATTACCTCGTAGGCAAGGGGTGGATCGACCGCCAGCGCGTGGGCATCTACGGCGGCTCCTACGGCGGGTACGCAGCGCTGGTCGGAGCCGCGTTCACTCCGGATGTGTTCCGTTGCGCGGTCGACCTCGTCGGCCCGTCCAACCTGCTGACGCTCCTGACCTCTATTCCCGAGTACTGGAAGCCGCAGATCGCCTTCATGTACTCGCGAGTGGGAAATCCCGAGACCGAGAAGGACTTTCTCTGGGAAGCGTCGCCGCTCTCCCGGGTGGATGACATCCGCATTCCGATCTTGGTCGCGCAAGGTAAGAACGATCCCCGGGTGAAAGAGGCCGAGGCCGAGCAGATTGTCAACGCGCTGATCGACAAAGGTATCGACCACGAGTACCTGCTATTCGAGGACGAAGGCCACGGTTTGGCCAAGCCGGAGAACCGGGAGCGCTTCTACGCCGTTGCCGAGGCTTTCCTCGCCCAACACCTCGGCGGCCGCTCGGCAAACTAG
- a CDS encoding diaminopimelate epimerase — translation MSTRAEFIKGHGTENDFILLPDPDGTVGQYLGGQTVRRLTDRYSGIGGDGLIRIVRTVDVPEAEDQADAAEWFMDYRNADGTVAEMCGNGVRVMAKYLFEHGFADGSSLTLATRGGARIVHAEPDGQYTVEMGTAREMTGAGAPELDSGHRWPEVTVGMNDRSWPATAVAVPNPHAVVFLDHLDGVNRTGSGEDADRADVPDPAAPGLPVTEIGALADLGMLTTVPTLSPEPVFPDGANVEFVVDRAERHIALRVWERGVGETRSCGTGVCAAAWAAMRRDGATGAAYTVDVPGGRLRVTERADGELLLTGPAELGARGSIVL, via the coding sequence ATGAGTACGCGAGCTGAGTTCATCAAAGGGCATGGCACCGAGAACGACTTCATCTTGCTGCCCGACCCGGACGGCACCGTGGGGCAGTATCTGGGCGGGCAGACGGTCCGGCGCCTGACCGACCGATACTCCGGGATCGGCGGGGACGGCCTGATCCGGATCGTCCGTACGGTTGACGTCCCGGAGGCCGAGGATCAAGCCGATGCCGCCGAGTGGTTCATGGATTACCGCAACGCCGACGGCACCGTGGCGGAAATGTGTGGCAACGGGGTGCGGGTCATGGCGAAGTACCTCTTCGAGCACGGTTTCGCCGACGGCAGCTCGCTGACTCTGGCAACCCGCGGAGGCGCCCGGATCGTGCACGCGGAACCTGACGGGCAGTACACCGTCGAGATGGGCACGGCGAGGGAGATGACTGGTGCCGGGGCACCGGAACTCGACAGCGGCCACCGCTGGCCGGAGGTCACCGTCGGCATGAATGATCGCAGCTGGCCGGCGACGGCGGTGGCGGTGCCGAACCCGCACGCCGTCGTGTTCCTCGATCACCTCGACGGTGTGAACCGCACTGGCAGTGGCGAGGACGCGGACCGTGCCGACGTGCCGGATCCGGCGGCGCCGGGCCTCCCGGTCACCGAGATCGGTGCCCTTGCCGATCTGGGCATGCTGACCACCGTCCCGACGTTGAGCCCGGAGCCGGTTTTCCCCGACGGAGCCAACGTGGAGTTCGTGGTTGATCGCGCCGAACGGCACATTGCGCTACGCGTCTGGGAGCGGGGTGTGGGGGAGACGCGGTCGTGCGGCACCGGGGTGTGCGCGGCCGCGTGGGCGGCGATGCGCCGCGACGGTGCTACCGGGGCCGCATACACCGTCGACGTGCCAGGTGGCCGGTTGAGGGTGACCGAGCGCGCGGACGGTGAGCTGTTGCTGACTGGTCCGGCCGAGCTGGGTGCACGCGGCTCGATTGTGCTGTGA
- the hflX gene encoding GTPase HflX → MTTTPESATTFEPYAAPSEAVDPSWAGNETGRPVGEEDSAAETSQRPGLDGTTGDFDLEDRHSLRRVAGLSTELEEVTEVEYRKLRLERVVLAGVWSGGNSADAENSIVELAALAKTAGSVVLEGLVQRRNHPDPATYIGSGKVEELREVVTATGADTVICDGELTASQLRNLEDRVKVKVVDRTMLILDIFAQHAKSREGKAQVELAQLDYLSQRLRGWGDSLSRQAGGRAGGAGGGVGTRGPGETKLETDRRRIRTRMAKLRRELDGMRTARETKRANRRRNAVPSVAIVGYTNAGKSSLLNRLTGAGVLVEDALFATLDPTVRRAQTSDGREYTFTDTVGFVRHLPHELVESFRSTLEEAGDADLLLHVVDGSHPDPEGQITAVREVLAEIGASSVPELIAVNKIDDADSLDVTRILRAEARSVAVSARTGLGIDELRARIEDELPRPPVEVDALVPYERGELLSKLHTAGDVMSLEHEAEGTRVRARVSQSLAAALAPFSR, encoded by the coding sequence ATGACGACCACACCAGAATCGGCTACCACGTTCGAACCGTATGCTGCGCCGTCCGAAGCCGTTGACCCATCGTGGGCCGGCAACGAAACTGGCCGGCCGGTTGGTGAAGAAGACAGCGCCGCGGAAACGAGCCAACGGCCCGGCCTCGACGGCACCACGGGTGACTTTGATCTTGAAGATCGGCATTCGTTGCGCCGAGTGGCGGGTTTGTCCACTGAGCTCGAAGAAGTCACCGAGGTCGAATACCGCAAGTTGCGCCTCGAGCGGGTGGTGCTGGCGGGAGTCTGGTCCGGCGGAAACTCTGCCGATGCCGAGAACTCCATCGTCGAACTGGCAGCGCTGGCCAAGACAGCCGGCTCGGTGGTTCTCGAAGGTCTGGTCCAGCGCCGTAACCATCCGGATCCGGCCACCTACATCGGCTCTGGCAAGGTGGAAGAGCTACGTGAGGTGGTCACCGCCACCGGGGCCGACACCGTCATCTGTGACGGCGAGCTGACCGCCTCCCAGCTGCGGAACCTGGAAGACCGGGTCAAGGTCAAGGTCGTCGACCGGACCATGCTCATCCTCGACATCTTTGCCCAGCATGCCAAGAGCCGCGAGGGAAAGGCCCAGGTCGAGCTCGCCCAGCTCGACTACCTCTCGCAGCGGCTGCGCGGCTGGGGTGACAGCTTGTCCAGGCAGGCCGGTGGGCGTGCGGGTGGCGCCGGTGGAGGCGTCGGAACACGTGGCCCCGGTGAAACCAAGCTTGAGACCGATCGCCGCCGTATCCGTACCCGGATGGCCAAGCTCCGCCGCGAGCTGGATGGCATGCGCACCGCCCGCGAGACCAAGCGAGCCAACCGGCGGCGCAACGCCGTTCCCTCGGTGGCCATCGTCGGCTATACCAACGCCGGGAAGTCCTCGCTACTGAACCGGCTGACCGGTGCTGGGGTTCTCGTCGAGGACGCGTTGTTCGCCACCCTGGACCCCACCGTGCGGCGTGCGCAGACGTCCGACGGCCGGGAGTACACCTTCACCGACACCGTTGGGTTCGTCCGGCATCTGCCACACGAGCTCGTGGAGTCGTTCCGTTCCACGCTGGAAGAAGCCGGCGACGCCGATCTCCTGCTACACGTGGTCGACGGTTCACACCCGGATCCGGAGGGCCAGATCACAGCGGTGCGCGAAGTACTTGCCGAGATCGGTGCCAGCTCCGTGCCGGAACTGATCGCGGTCAACAAGATCGACGACGCCGACTCGCTCGACGTCACCCGGATATTGCGCGCCGAAGCGCGTTCGGTAGCCGTCTCCGCCCGTACGGGGCTAGGCATCGACGAGTTACGAGCCCGCATCGAGGACGAACTACCCAGGCCACCTGTCGAGGTGGACGCGCTGGTTCCGTATGAACGTGGTGAGCTGCTGTCCAAGCTGCACACCGCTGGCGATGTGATGTCGCTCGAGCACGAAGCCGAAGGGACACGCGTGCGCGCCCGCGTCTCGCAGAGCCTCGCCGCGGCATTGGCCCCGTTCTCGCGCTGA